tacatataaaaataatatgttacctatacttagttaaatttaaataacaaaagcTGGATAGGTATTAAAGCAAGTTAGTGATTTCTGGATTCGTTAAGAATCTAAACGTAACTTTAATTTCTCTCATCTAAACTTTTGATGAAAgaaattaaagttaaattacataaagGTGCGAATATTATAAGTTAGctttaaaaataggtaagtataaaataaatagttaaaatagAATATAATCTAAAATCTGTCATGTATTGACCCTGTGCTGAATTTTATAATGGTAAAAAATATAATCAGTCAACGGCCGCTGCTTGTatgggtttgtttgtttgtggtGCGCTGTTATGCAAATCTAGACTATTTATACGGGCAGGTCTCACTGAACACTGAACACTGAACACTGTGTTCCACGTGTTCCCACTCTGTCTAAATCTAAACCACACTAACCGTTCATAAAAATATCCAATTTCCAATAACACTACATTATGAAAAGGGTAACAACTAACAGATATGAATTAAcatctaataaatatttaatttcatttctagGTATGCTGCTATCTAGATTCTACGtcactaattaaataaaatattcagttaTATAGTAAGGAAAggactacctataggtacatattcgCGGTGCTTGCGTTTGAGACTGTGCCCTGTGGGTGTGGGCCCATGGCCGTCGGACACGAAGGCTTTCCTTCCACGCGTCTGGTACCCAAGAGTTGGCGCTTATTTAGCTCAAGCGAGttaatagcgccagtgtattgggcacaatgcccattaatgaccatttggacggcgtatatattttgtaaaaatatacttagctatatttttttagtaataCTAATAAGTTGTAAATACTTATAATTACATAGACACTTATATTTACAGGATAGGAACATAGATATCTAGGTATATTTCGATGTTATTTAAACCTgaggaaaattatttaaaaaaaaaaacttatagtaCATATTTCGAAATAATAGGTCGTCAGAAGCCATTGAAGCGTCACGGCCGCGATCAATTCCTCGGCAGCCGCTAAGTTACCGCTAAACTCAGTGCAACTCTACTCATTACCACCACAATCGTATAAACAAAAGGCGAGAAAAACTCCGCCGTATGttttaagaattgttgtgttTTTTCCGCGATTCGCAGCGTTTCACTACCACCAGCTACACGTACGTACCTACCGACGCACGACGCTTCATTACACGTCTGGAATGTCATTTGGCCCCTGgtcggtaagtaggtacctactgcgcGCACGTAACGTTTTTATCCACGATTAGCGCACTCGTATCTGCTCGAGTAGTTCGCCAGCGAAAGATAACAAAGAAACTTTTCTGTATCTTTAGTTCACCCTAAACTCTCAAGCGCCCAACGGTTCACAGCATCACAGACTAATAAGATATAGATATTGAAAGCGTACACAAAATCTATTTTGTAAGAAAAGTCAAGTTATGTGCAGTCCCGCGAAACTCTCTCAAGCTTATGGCTTTTCTGTACAGTTTAATATTGTCGTCACCATTATTATGTAGAAAATGATTTTGTTCTGCCTAGCTAGAGGAGCCGGTATCTGTTGTTTTCACTCGTCAAACAAGTTGGAAGTCCATACCTTTCAATCAAACAGCTTTGACTCAAGAGTCGTACGtgtgtacctatgtaagtaaatGGACGATTACAATATCTTATTCCTCGCAACTGAATTGACTAAACTTAATGAGTGATGTGAATCTTTGACGGAAAGAAACATATCTCGTGTTTTCAGTGAGTCGTTTAGCGCATCACTAGCACAAACGCGCGAACCGTTTAGCTCCTGGCACTGTTTCTGGCTCATCAATGCAACGGTGACAGGTGAAACTTATTCGGCTCGTCGAAGCGGTGCTCAATAAATAAACGGTGACATTTTAAAGAGGTGAGAAAACACACGACACTGTTCAAGTGCTCAGTATTCAAGGCGTGCCTTAAAGCGTTACCAGTACGTGCCTTGCTCTACCGCCTCTACCTAGGTAGAGTCTCCGATCTACAATAACTAGCAATTCAGAACTGTATTATTATCTTTTCAGCTTttgattattatataatatttgaaGTTAACTTTGGATATGAAtttatacctattaagtatgtTCAAATAATTCTCGGAGTGAAAACTTCTTgaggcgcgttgggcgattttgggatgagTATAAACGTAAAgatcgcgtcaccgacatgctgaTGATAGATGTaacaactaaactaaactaatgttactaattttaatttacaaataatatcattttaatttttgaaaggTAGATATCtactacaaattacaattaatttcaaaataaaaaaaccgctgtttttaaaaagcctaattaAAGGTCTTTGGGTGGCAGTCTTCGCGACTGCCAATTTTTTGGCTCCCCCTaggtacaataggtacctacatataaaaaattatcatcataattACAATTTTAGCCATTAAGAGCCCCAAAAAATAATCTACGTTTTAGTGGTTTCATTTaaacttaaatattattttctttttatctaAATTCACTTGAGGATAGACGTAGATCGGTAAATTGGTATATAACTACGAATatccttaattattattttctcaatCACACAAATTATCCAGATACGTACAGAAATAAATCAAACcgttttataggtaggtaggtattataaactGTAATTATAAGTGCACAATAAAACATTTATAGCATTACACCTGCAATATTCCTGGTAATTGTCTCTTCACACTATATTTGCTGTATATATCTTCCTACctataacattttaatttttttttatatttctaggccatctgcaatcagtcatttATATAGACTTGAATCAGATTGTTACGAGTGCGTTTAGGGTTGGGAGAAGGTCACTTTTCGCTGGCACTAGTGTGCACAAGATAGTTCTTCTATTGTGGCTCTTTTCAGCCTACTAACAGCTCTGCTGCGTGTGGCAACTGGCAAGTGACACTGCCAGAATATTCGCATGGACTTCAAGCCTGGCCTTGTGTTTCTtagcattattatttatttcctgTCTGATTGTAGGCATAATTTCAACTTAAACACGCACGGGTACACaggcatatacctacttaattaattaaagttttCAGCACCGCGGGTGGATCTACCGATCGACATGTCttgtaacaaacaaacactgttTTGCGCTCATCATGaactatacctaggtataatgtTAAAGTAACTTGGGCTTTCaaaatagaattaaaataaacgagtaggtaagtaaattcaGTCATATCTAAAATGATATCTATATAAAGGAATTaaaggtaatttttatattatttaacaatttaCCTAACTGAAAACAGGTTTATATctagatacttacctaatttattattatgtagagcAAAAAGCTTAGGTAGATGTTGCAGATATACTTGAATACATAAAAAGATTGGTGCAAAATAACAagaaaaaatatacaattaaaataggtaggtagaggtaggtacctgcagaataatacctacctacctatatttttttaattttatcgtcTAAGTTATGACGAAGTAGCTAGGCTGGgtgtatatgtacctatacgaacgttaagtacttacatagtacCTAATTAGATCCATACGATACtaataaatattaggtataagtataccaaagtctttttttttttaaagaatattagccatttttttaaatgactaatattcccctttcctctccaattaagcgtcaggcttgtgctaggagtaggtacgacaatagtgcaacgggcggggtttgaaccgtcgacctttcggttttcagtccactcctataccggttgagctattgaggctctataaagtctgtctgtctgtctgtgagcTTTTCAGGAGCTAAGTACCTGTTTGACCGATTCTGACGGAAGGCAGATAACTTGCGTGACTGACATACATGGCTACTGTTATCTCGGAAAATATTGACCATAAGTTATTATTGTCAGGTATAGAGAGAGACCCAGTGCGTgctagaccttccttattttatgacagctgaaagtttctctgcgtacctattgtccccaacacagggaggaacctacctatacctaggtaaagtctaatttttttatatttttatcagaatagtattagaaatgacgtcatgcattgccagacacataGTATCGgagcaaccccctgccagaagggtgtctggcagggggctaATTCAATTTGAAACTCGATTACtaaactacttaggtacctacctatctgtttttaaacaaaatactgCAACAAAGTGCATTTATGAACataaatagataggtagatactaattatattaaagcataataatttttttagattGATTTCAATTAGAATaagttaagtttattaatagtttatttaaataatttagtaaatAGTAGAAATGTAAATAGTAGACTTTTTACAGAATTTACAGAGCTGTCATTAGAATAATCTAACAAGAATTTCATAAAGCTGTCTAAGTTTGCccataagtacctaagtagctaGGCTACCTAAACTTCAAAATAACGAATTAATAAGGTCTAGGACtgtatagtaataaaatgatgtgattttttgtatacttaGCTTCAGTTTATGGCGCTAAAATTCATTAgatattaaagagaataataatttaaaaaaggcatgatttttatttatttttaaaatacataattacgCGTAccaaaagcgattaatgacgtcataaAGCGTAaactacaaatatttttcaaagaaataactttatttttatgttaaaaatttaaacaaattgtcgtttacggattttGAAGTCTTTATTCACCTTccatacagcgtgacgttcatgttaaaaacaaataaaaatcaaacaaataTAAATGCTATCTAccaaaatcacatcattttatgactACAGAGTACAGTCCCAGACCCTATTGTGTAGCAGAACAGTCAAGTACCGTTGCGTTAATATCAAAAGCCCAAGAAATATGGGAGTAAAAAACAAAGTCTAACGTAATTCGAATTAAAGGTCGATTTTTTAGCCGCATAAATCACCGCGCGGCTCGCGGCGGGACGCAGGGACGCAGGGACGCAGGGACGCAGGGACGCAGGGACGCAGGTAGCGGCCGCGCGATAAATAACACAATGATCGATTTGTACATTCGAGTATCACAGTTACACGCTGTTTACGATTACTACATCGAtcgttaattatatttattgtattCTCGAGAGTTTTCGTGAAATTGATTGTTCTTAAACCCGTTTAGACCTCATACGTTCCCTCATGAGACCACATGAGGCCTGttagcacagaagatataatagtacctgGTAGGTACATCGAATCGATCTAAGCTAACACACGAGTAGTCACAGTTTATACCTATACTTTTGTTTGCAATACAGTTACTGTACACCTAGTcagctaataggtacctaggtattttctaaaataagtatataaaagctgactgaccgatctatcagagcacggctcaaactactgaacggatcgggctgaaatttggcatgcagatagctattatgaatccatacttaatattataaatgcgaaagtgtgtttgtctgtctgtctgctagattttcacggcccatccgttcaaccgattttggcaaAAATTGGaacagagatatcttgcatcccggggacataggcttctttttatcccggaaaatcaaagagttcccacgagattttcaaaacctaaattcacgcgaacgaagtcgcgggcatcatctagtattacatAAGTAGCCTAGAGCTTATACCATTCATAGCTTGTTAATTTTGAAAGTTAGGTATTAGTTAAAAAGTCACTAACTCATTAGTTTTCCTAAATCATGCTTAGAAATTCAAAATATGAGTGTGACGAATAACGCATGTTTAAAATCAATCTAATTCAGAGCTTTCATTGTtaaaacctgttaatttaataaGCCACTATTTATTTGGTTTAAAAATCACTATTTTATTGGTTTAAGAAGTTTTAATTTACCGAAATCATGTATTTATCAACACAAACGAGTATAATGAATACATTGAAgaggtacctacgtacttagCTACGCTACATCAATAATTTTCAATGTAGAGCTTGCAAAGTTGCAGTGTTAAATAACGTGTTCATTTAAATACTACTATTTCATGGACAACCGCCACTTGGCTTCCGCAGCCTTTCAAaccaaaagataataaaatatattaaaagtaaaatagtgTACAGAACAGATATCTAGGTACACtgtacaggtaggtagatactccGAGCCGACGGCGACGGACGGCGACGGACGGCTCGGCGCGCGCAGGAAGAGCGGCCGATAACaaatagattaggtaggtaaagcAACAAACAACTTTGATACTATTTAAATGAGACCAATTTGAAAGTATTTTCTTCATTCGTATGAGATAAGTtgaaatcacttaacattaaaCCCCGAAAACTTAATATCCCCTAAGCAATGCTCTTTCATGAATTGTATCGGGTGGTTTCGAaattctagtaggtaggtaggtaggtaggtaggtaggtacctacttacttgcctACATGATAAACACCTATACAattgaatattatataaaacataATTAGATATCAATGAGTCACATATTTGTGTAGatagatacttaggtacctgTCTAATAAATAAtgcataattattgtttttctcAGCCTATTGGCCTAATGTAGGCGTGAATGTTCACAACTTCACATAAGAAGTCACTTCCATCAAAAAAATATGAAGCAGAatatgtatctactaggtagaTAATATAAGGTAGATATTTATATCGGGAACAGACCACTCTAAGCACGGCTGGGAGGAAAAAAACCATACAAAAAGCTTAAGCTAAGGCACTTTGTCACTTAATTAGGTGTTTGATGAATGCTAAATCAAGTTGGAAACTATGTTAGCGGTGGTTGATCGACCTGTGTGTGCCGCCCTAGCCGTCGCACTGCTCTGTGACCACTGACCACTGACCAGCCCCTACGAGCTGAGGGAACGTCTCTACATGACGAGGTGCGACGAGCCCTATTGTCCGGGATGCAGCAATAATAcgaccaaataaaatatttactctggtttatttaaatacttagataataatataaaacattttaagactaattattcattatttACCTACGAGAGGCTTGCACTACCTGCCGTCTGTCCTTATCGCCTAGTTTATACAGTTATATACATATCAACTCGTCAACTTCGTTGAGAATAACGACATAATTACATTTACAACATTGGGTTTGGTTCGAATCGGGCTCGCGCGCACTGCACTGGCACCAGCGCCACCAGCGCCACCGGCTGCGCTGTGCGAACTCATAATCATATGATTCTATATAAAGAACAATATATACCATCATATACGTCGCTGTAACAttactttatataaaaaaaaatacctatttatacaAGAATTAAGTACCGAAATTGGCCACAATTACATATAAacgaaaaaacaacaaaacaattaaaaacaGGAATAAAACCATTTTGGCATCGTATCTgcttaattttcaataaattactGGAGCGGGTTCGGGCGGTGCGGCGCGACGCGCGGTCGGGCGACGCGCGGTCGAGCGACGCGCGGTCGAGCGACGCGCGGTCGTGCGACGCGCGGTCGGGCGACGCGCGGTCGAGCGACGCGTCGTCGCACCGCACCGCCACGCTTCGTCTagcacttaaaataaaaattgcacCTATCGACTCGATCGTATTCCCTCACTTGACGAAGCTGCGACTGGATCGGGAGTCCGCACTTTCGAGCTCGTCACTAAACGTTAATCGCGTCGCGGACGACGCCGCCCTCCCGGCGGGCAGGCACGTATGAACATCGTTAATTCGTAGTATCTAGTTAAATAAATTCGCTGACATCGTCTCTCGCGAGGCGCGGGCCCTCGGCTACTtaccggcgcgcggcgcggcggcggcggcggcggcggcggcggcggcgggtcCGACGCACTCACTACAGTCACTGCACTCGCGCGGCGCTCGTACAGTCCGGTCCCGCGGGCGGCTAGTGCGGCTCCGCGTAGTAGGGCCGCGGCGGCGCCCACGGGGCGAACTGTTAGTGCGCCGCCAGCGTGTGCGCGCCCTGCAGCGTGTGCTGCGAGTGCTGCGCGTGCTGGGAGTGCGGCGCGTGCTGCGCGTGCGGCGCGTGTGGCGCGTGCTGCGCGTGCGCGGGGTGCGGCGGCGACAGCGCGGGCGAGTGCGCGTGCAGCGGCGGCGAGCCGTGCAGCTCGTGCGCGTAGTGGCCGTGGCCCATGCCGTCCAGCATGCCGTCACCGCCCAGCGTGTTGGGCGGCGTCATGCGCTTCTCCTTCTGGCGCCGGTTGCAGAACCACACGCGCACCACCTCCTTCTCCAGCTGCAGGCTGTCGGCCAGCGACGTGATCTCCTGCGCCGACGGCTTGGGCTGCTTGTGGAAGTGCTGCTCGAGCGCGCCCTTGACGGACACCTCGATGGACGTGCGCTTCTTGCGCTTGCGGCCCTGCGCCGCGATCTTGTCGATGCTGGTGGGGCTGCCGGTGGTGGAGTCGGCCTCCTCCAGCCACTTCTGCAGCAGCGGCTTGAGCTTGCACATGTTCTTGAAGCTCAGCTGCAGCGCCTCGAAGCGGCAGATGGTGGTCTGCGAGAACACGTTGCCGTACAGCGTGCCCAGCGCCAGCCCCACGTCGGCCTGCGTGAAGCCCAGCTTGATGCGGCGCTGCTTGAACTGCTTGGCGAAGGCCTCCAGGTCGTCGCTGGTGGGCGTGTCCTCCTCGGGCGCGTCGCGCTCCAGGTGGTGGTGCAGATGCGGGCTGGGCGGCACGTCGCGCATGAGGTGCTGGTGGTGCATGTAGCCGCCGTGCAGCACAGGCGACGCGGCGCCGTAGCCCACGGGCGCGTGCCAGCCGTGCTGCAGGTGGCGCGCGTcgtgcggcgcgggcggcggcttGACGTCGGGCTGGTGcgcgtggtggtggtgctggTGCATGGCCCAGGGGTCGGCGGGCGGCAGGCTGGCCCAGGGGTTGAGCACGGGCGCGCCGGGCGACGGCGAGCCGCCGTGCAGGTGGTGCGCGTACTTCATGTCGGCCGGCTCGGCGCTGCGCGGCGAGGCGGCGTGGTAGCCGCCCAGCAGGTCCAGCTCGCCGCCCGGCATGTACGTGGTCGCCGCCATGGCGCCGTACCTGAGGTCCACGGTGGACGGCGTCTTGCCGCCGAAGGCTCGCGAGCCTTCACTGGCACACTGTTCGCGAAACGGGCGCGAGGGTCGCGCGGCACTCGGGTAGCGGCGGGGGCCACCTCACATCACCACTGTCACTGGGCGACATGCGCGTGCGTGCGCGGCGGCAGCACGGATCGGACTGGCCCCtcggccgcgccgcgccgccgccgcgcagCGTGGAGGGGCGGCCCCGCCcagcgccgcccgccgccccgCCCGCCCTCCCCGCTCCCACTCCACACCACACACCGCTCAGCGCTCCACCGCTCCAGCGCTACGCTCTATCATTCACACCTTATATTTACAAACATAATCAGTCTACGATTTTTCCGACTCTACGGACCCGtagcgatatttaattaacgCGAGTCCACCGTCAGCTCAAATATTCACATTCATTTCATctaaaactataggtacctatctcatTGAATTGATTGTGATCTAAAACGGCTACCTACATTGAAGAATTGACTTAGAAAAAGAATTCATCCAAAGGGCATCGTATATCAGtttaaaatcttttttgttTGAGTAAATTGTTGTTATCATACGTATTCACCTGATTCTAATTACATACCTGATAGGTACGTATCTacacataagtaggtaaattcACGTTAGGAATTTGAgaatatgggtacctacctagtacctacctatgattgTCTCATTGGACTCcttttacttattaattttacccCTTCATTTTTTAccacctaagtacctacttaggtacctacttacctttctTATCTTTTTTTGAAACATGTGCCATAGGTTCTATAATAGATAGATTACAAAATGTACGACATAAAAGGGAAGCAGATGATAGGTACTTCATACGCGATTATTGCGTCCGCTCGTCCTCCTGATATGACACCACCCGCGCCCGCGCGAAAATTCACGCGGTGAAATTTTGTAGTGCGGGCTTACCcttttatgattattattttattgatttgatactatttattaaaattccttatttaaatcaatatacttacctatcgcgtaggtagatagtacataattATGCAAAGACCGTATCaatattaaaagtaggtacctaggtaataggtacctaggtagatatCTATTTAATTTGGAGATTAAATTTTTCCAGTCAAAATCTACCATTAAAAAGCCTGCCCAATAAATTAGATATTAATAAATAGATACCTAAGAATgtacctaatatacctacctaactactttATCTCGTATCCATTCCACCATGGCGTGGTACTTATAGGGTGCAGGCTGCGGTGCTCCTGCACCCGGCACCGTGCAGGtcggtgtaggtaggtacagtactgaGAGGTGTAGGTCAACCTTCCCAGAaccagagcctcaatagctcaaccggtaaaggagtggactgaaaaccgaaaggtcgacggttcaaaccccgcccgttgcactattgtcgtacctactcctagcacaagcttgacgcttagttggagaggaagggGGACTAAGTAGAtatcagtcatttaacatggctaatattctttttttttttaataaatacacttCTCATAGTCAgtatagtaggtagatacttaatttagatttttggtCGGTTTTAGTTGTCTAGATAGGTAAATTTCTAGACATCACAATatgaaaaatgtacctacctacctaacgtcTATCAAAGTAATTTTCCCTTTTGGTAAGttcaaattattaataatatatttaaataacagtAAATTGTATTAGGTGGGTAGGtagttaaatacctacctataggtacctaccttatgtAAGAAGGTACCTACCAGCCTAGGTATTTATTTGGATACCTAACTGTTGacttatgtatctacctattactttaaaagttattttaggttcctac
This genomic window from Maniola hyperantus chromosome 5, iAphHyp1.2, whole genome shotgun sequence contains:
- the vvl gene encoding silk gland factor 3, giving the protein MAATTYMPGGELDLLGGYHAASPRSAEPADMKYAHHLHGGSPSPGAPVLNPWASLPPADPWAMHQHHHHAHQPDVKPPPAPHDARHLQHGWHAPVGYGAASPVLHGGYMHHQHLMRDVPPSPHLHHHLERDAPEEDTPTSDDLEAFAKQFKQRRIKLGFTQADVGLALGTLYGNVFSQTTICRFEALQLSFKNMCKLKPLLQKWLEEADSTTGSPTSIDKIAAQGRKRKKRTSIEVSVKGALEQHFHKQPKPSAQEITSLADSLQLEKEVVRVWFCNRRQKEKRMTPPNTLGGDGMLDGMGHGHYAHELHGSPPLHAHSPALSPPHPAHAQHAPHAPHAQHAPHSQHAQHSQHTLQGAHTLAAH